In Novipirellula caenicola, a single window of DNA contains:
- a CDS encoding PIG-L deacetylase family protein — MSSHSPQKVLVVAAHPDDEALGCGGAMARHAANGDEVGVVFMTDGVSSRLSAGEPEAAMRNTAMQSAMSILGVSRFQAMSFPDNAMDSVPLLEITQTIEKFCGDWGVPDTVYTHHGSDLNLDHRLTHQAVMTCFRPQPAASGKPARILSFEVLSSTGWEGSTSQSFRPNYFVDIRSTLAKKLEALAAYDEEMRPFPHARSLETAEHLARYRGSSVGIPAAEAFEVQRIIA; from the coding sequence TTGAGTTCCCATTCCCCGCAAAAAGTACTGGTCGTCGCCGCCCATCCCGATGACGAGGCACTCGGTTGCGGCGGAGCGATGGCACGTCACGCAGCCAATGGTGACGAAGTTGGAGTCGTGTTCATGACCGACGGCGTTAGTTCGCGGTTGTCGGCCGGGGAACCCGAAGCAGCGATGCGGAACACCGCGATGCAATCCGCGATGTCGATCCTCGGCGTATCGCGGTTCCAAGCGATGAGTTTTCCGGACAACGCGATGGACAGTGTCCCGCTACTTGAAATCACGCAAACGATCGAAAAATTCTGTGGTGACTGGGGCGTCCCCGACACGGTTTACACGCATCACGGCTCGGACCTGAATCTGGATCACCGGCTGACGCACCAAGCCGTCATGACCTGTTTCCGTCCACAGCCTGCGGCGTCAGGGAAACCTGCAAGAATCCTCTCCTTCGAGGTGCTTTCAAGCACCGGATGGGAAGGAAGCACATCCCAGTCATTCCGCCCCAACTATTTCGTCGACATCCGTTCAACGCTTGCCAAAAAATTGGAAGCTCTCGCCGCCTACGACGAAGAGATGCGTCCGTTTCCTCACGCCCGCAGCCTCGAAACGGCCGAACACCTAGCCCGCTACCGCGGCTCGAGCGTCGGGATCCCCGCCGCCGAAGCCTTCGAAGTCCAGCGGATCATCGCGTGA